A single Cottoperca gobio chromosome 7, fCotGob3.1, whole genome shotgun sequence DNA region contains:
- the sp5l gene encoding sp5 transcription factor-like: MAALAIQRTDNFLHTFLQDRTPSSSPEGAPNALSFLATTCSQAWQVGGAMGSEGSQFPYESTVSSTSGMFQLWSNDMAPSTALSTHQMTFTVPKVQFPGHMQPGLGHHHHHPHHHHHHELPLTPPAEPPSSYSFELSPVKVLSSQPQATASYYPQHNSVAQNFPSFLQNSSARHHLPGAHVDEGQQWWSLPQTNATPTNHPFSLGRQLVLGHQPQIAALLQGTSKGLLSSTRRCRRCKCPNCQANGGGLEFGKKRLHICHIPECGKVYKKTSHLKAHLRWHAGERPFICNWLFCGKSFTRSDELQRHLRTHTGEKRFGCQQCGKRFMRSDHLSKHVKTHQTRKSRSGQPSQSTDPLLTNIKRE; the protein is encoded by the exons ATGGCTGCGCTGGCGATACAAAGGACTGACAACTTTTTGCACACCTTTTTACAG GACCGGACGCCCAGCTCCTCTCCTGAGGGAGCACCCAACGCCCTCTCCTTCCTGGCCACCACCTGTAGCCAGGCCTGGCAGGTGGGAGGTGCTATGGGCTCAGAAGGCTCCCAGTTCCCTTACGAAAGCACCGTCAGCTCCACATCAGGAATGTTTCAGCTCTGGAGCAACGATATGGCGCCAAGCACAGCCCTCAGCACACACCAGATGACCTTCACGGTACCCAAGGTGCAGTTCCCCGGACACATGCAGCCTGGTCTTggtcaccatcatcatcacccccatcatcaccaccaccatgaGCTGCCTCTCACCCCTCCGGCTGAACCTCCATCGTCCTACTCTTTTGAACTGTCCCCTGTCAAAGTGCTGTCCTCGCAGCCACAGGCCACCGCCTCCTATTACCCTCAGCACAACAGTGTGGCACAAAACTTCCCCAGCTTCCTCCAGAACTCCTCAGCCAGGCATCACCTGCCTGGAGCCCACGTGGACGAAGGGCAGCAATGGTGGAGCTTACCCCAAACCAACGCCACCCCCACCAACCATCCCTTCTCTCTAGGCAGACAGCTGGTTTTGGGCCACCAGCCCCAGATAGCTGCTCTTCTCCAAGGCACCTCCAAGGGCCTGCTGAGCTCCACAcgccgctgccgccgctgcAAGTGCCCCAACTGCCAGGCGAATGGCGGGGGGTTAGAGTTTGGAAAGAAGAGACTACACATCTGCCACATCCCAGAGTGTGGCAAAGTGTACAAGAAGACATCTCACCTCAAGGCACATCTGCGCTGGCATGCCGGGGAGAGGCCCTTTATCTGTAACTGGCTCTTCTGCGGAAAAAGCTTCACCCGCTCAGACGAGCTACAGCGGCACCTCCGCACACACACCGGAGAGAAGCGCTTTGGGTGCCAGCAGTGCGGCAAGAGGTTCATGAGAAGTGACCACCTCTCCAAACATGTCAAGACCCACCAGACCAGGAAGAGCCGGTCTGGGCAGCCTTCACAGAGCACGGACCCTCTGCTCACCAATATCAAGAGAGAGTAA